One Streptosporangium sp. NBC_01495 DNA window includes the following coding sequences:
- a CDS encoding helix-turn-helix domain-containing protein produces MDSDKLLGEFLRARRELITPEQAGLLPSGSRRTPGLRREEVAMLAGVSTDYYIRLEQGRERHPSDRVLCALAQVLNLSADAASYLHELAHPRPRQTGDIRQPDQVKPALLRLIRSWPYTPAIVTGRWMDVLASNQMADALYDRLEHRDNLLRLIFLNPVSRRFYRDWEESARSKVAQLRAIAGADLDDPYLTDLVGELSLKSTDFRRLWARHDVSTENVATRRFRHHDVGDLTLTYELFNVNGSPGQKLIVFQAEPGSPSAHALDLLGSLAALTSS; encoded by the coding sequence ATGGACAGCGACAAGCTCCTAGGTGAGTTCCTCCGCGCCCGGCGTGAACTCATCACCCCTGAACAGGCGGGCCTCCTGCCGTCGGGTTCCCGGCGGACACCGGGGCTGCGCCGGGAAGAGGTGGCGATGCTGGCCGGGGTCAGCACCGACTACTACATCCGCCTGGAACAGGGACGGGAACGTCACCCCTCCGATCGAGTGCTCTGCGCCCTCGCTCAGGTTCTCAACCTCAGCGCCGACGCCGCGTCGTACCTGCACGAGCTGGCGCACCCCCGGCCGCGGCAGACCGGGGACATCCGCCAGCCGGACCAGGTCAAACCGGCGCTGCTGCGGCTGATACGAAGCTGGCCCTACACACCGGCGATCGTGACCGGCCGCTGGATGGACGTGCTGGCCTCGAACCAGATGGCCGACGCCCTCTACGACAGGCTGGAGCACAGGGACAACCTGCTCCGGCTGATCTTCCTGAACCCCGTCTCCCGCCGGTTCTACCGGGACTGGGAGGAATCCGCCCGTTCCAAGGTGGCCCAGCTGCGCGCCATCGCGGGCGCGGACCTCGACGACCCGTACCTGACCGACCTGGTCGGCGAGCTCTCGCTCAAGAGCACGGACTTCCGCCGCCTGTGGGCGCGCCACGACGTGTCCACCGAGAACGTCGCGACCAGACGCTTCCGCCACCATGACGTCGGTGACCTGACGCTCACGTACGAGCTGTTCAACGTCAACGGCTCCCCCGGCCAGAAACTGATCGTTTTCCAGGCCGAGCCCGGAAGTCCTTCCGCGCACGCCCTGGACCTGCTGGGTAGCCTCGCGGCGCTGACGTCGTCATGA
- a CDS encoding ABC transporter permease — protein sequence MIYARIAGYGFRRHSTYRAAAVAGAFTNTVFGILRAYVLIALWEARPGLAGYDLTDAVTFCFLSQAFIGPMQVFGGGLELSERVRSGDVALDLLRPASLQMWNLADDLGRAAYLFLVRSLPPTAVGAALFGLVVPVDPLTWLSFAAGFVLAVVVSFTLRYLVALSSCWVIDDRGVQTMSLVMTFFFSGMVLPLNLFPGWLGTLAEALPWSAMVQVPADIYLGKRDVLEALAFQAVWAMALLALGALATNAARRKVVIQGG from the coding sequence CTGATCTACGCGCGCATCGCCGGGTACGGCTTCCGCCGCCACTCCACCTATCGTGCCGCCGCCGTCGCCGGAGCCTTCACCAACACCGTCTTCGGCATCCTCCGCGCCTACGTCCTGATCGCCCTCTGGGAGGCCCGCCCCGGCCTCGCGGGATACGACCTCACCGACGCCGTCACCTTCTGCTTCCTCAGCCAGGCCTTCATCGGCCCCATGCAGGTCTTCGGCGGCGGCCTGGAGCTCTCCGAGCGCGTGCGCAGCGGGGACGTCGCCCTCGACCTGCTCCGCCCCGCCTCCCTGCAGATGTGGAACCTCGCCGACGACCTCGGCCGGGCCGCCTACCTGTTCCTCGTACGGAGCCTGCCGCCCACGGCCGTCGGCGCCGCGCTGTTCGGCCTCGTCGTGCCGGTCGACCCGCTGACCTGGCTGTCCTTCGCGGCCGGTTTCGTCCTCGCGGTGGTCGTCAGCTTCACCCTGCGCTACCTGGTCGCGCTGTCCTCCTGCTGGGTCATCGACGACCGGGGGGTGCAGACGATGTCGCTCGTGATGACCTTCTTCTTCAGCGGCATGGTCCTGCCCCTCAACCTCTTCCCCGGCTGGCTCGGCACCCTGGCCGAGGCACTCCCCTGGTCGGCCATGGTCCAGGTCCCCGCCGACATCTACCTCGGCAAGCGCGACGTCCTGGAGGCCCTGGCGTTCCAGGCCGTGTGGGCGATGGCGCTGCTGGCCCTGGGCGCCCTGGCCACGAACGCGGCCCGCAGGAAGGTCGTGATCCAGGGTGGGTGA
- a CDS encoding ABC transporter ATP-binding protein, which translates to MIELDRVGRSFTVGRRRTKKTVHAVRDLSFTVEAGEFVGYLGPNGAGKSTTIKMLTGILAPTSGSIRVAGLDPTRRRTALARRIGVVFGQRTTLWWDLPLRDSFELIRHLYKVDQLDFRRRLAELTELLGLADFMTTPVRQLSLGQRMRGDITAALLHDPAVLVLDEPTIGLDVVSKAAMRDFLRRLNADRGTTVLLTTHDMGDIEKLCRRVMLIDHGSLAFDGTLDDLRATAPEGDSMEEVVARLYSG; encoded by the coding sequence ATGATCGAACTCGACCGGGTCGGCCGCTCGTTCACCGTGGGCCGCCGCAGGACCAAGAAGACCGTGCACGCCGTACGGGACCTGTCGTTCACCGTGGAGGCAGGGGAGTTCGTCGGCTACCTCGGCCCCAACGGCGCGGGCAAGTCCACCACCATCAAGATGCTCACCGGCATCCTGGCCCCGACCTCGGGCAGCATCCGGGTGGCCGGGCTCGATCCGACCCGCCGCCGCACGGCGCTGGCGCGCAGGATCGGGGTGGTGTTCGGCCAGCGGACGACCCTGTGGTGGGATCTGCCGCTGCGGGACAGTTTCGAGCTGATCCGACACCTTTACAAAGTAGATCAACTGGACTTCCGGCGACGGCTGGCCGAGCTGACCGAACTCCTCGGCCTCGCCGACTTCATGACCACCCCGGTCCGCCAGCTCAGCCTCGGCCAGCGCATGCGCGGCGACATCACCGCGGCCCTCCTGCACGACCCCGCCGTGCTGGTGCTCGACGAGCCCACAATCGGCCTGGACGTGGTCAGCAAGGCCGCGATGCGCGACTTCCTGCGGCGCCTCAACGCCGACCGGGGCACCACCGTCCTGCTCACCACCCACGACATGGGCGACATCGAGAAGCTCTGCCGCCGCGTGATGCTGATCGACCACGGCAGCCTGGCCTTCGACGGCACCCTCGACGACCTGCGCGCCACCGCTCCCGAGGGGGATTCCATGGAGGAGGTGGTCGCCCGCCTCTACTCCGGTTGA
- a CDS encoding alpha/beta hydrolase, whose product MRDEIDMDVSPVYPFSWQAATLNAIMRGTFKPISDLLLRNDVGVAAASRIVALAGRVPFRLPVHVQVTPDETGPCPGEWVRAGEDLDEDKVLLYFHGGGYFACSPATHRPITWRLSAATRRPVLAVDYRQGPVHRPAEALEDAIAAYRCLLEHGYDPADVVFGGDSAGGHLTLATLLALRDRGMPLPVAAVCLSPWADLTGAPRRVNRLLDPMIPAGRVDWLARRWTAGLDPHDPLLSPVLGDYTGLPPLMVVTGSTEVLRDEGRRVAERARAAGVPVTYEEWPRMPHVFAILADVVPEAREVYPHIARFLTAAQDLLPVRDGSKRRFAMPDLAASDLAASDLSGPDLLLPGLPVPDLPAPDLAPEDVAAPVLRKRSARPGSAAA is encoded by the coding sequence ATGCGCGATGAGATTGATATGGACGTCAGTCCGGTCTACCCCTTCAGCTGGCAGGCCGCCACCCTCAACGCGATCATGCGTGGCACCTTCAAGCCCATCTCCGACCTGTTGCTGAGGAACGACGTCGGCGTCGCCGCGGCCTCTCGCATCGTCGCACTGGCGGGCAGGGTACCGTTCCGCCTGCCGGTCCACGTACAGGTGACCCCCGACGAGACGGGGCCGTGCCCGGGGGAGTGGGTCCGCGCGGGAGAGGACCTCGACGAGGACAAGGTCCTGCTCTACTTCCACGGCGGGGGCTACTTCGCCTGCTCCCCGGCGACCCACCGGCCGATCACCTGGCGCCTGTCGGCCGCGACCCGGCGCCCGGTGCTGGCGGTCGACTACCGTCAGGGCCCCGTCCACAGGCCGGCCGAGGCCCTTGAGGACGCGATCGCCGCCTACCGATGTCTCCTGGAGCACGGGTACGACCCCGCCGACGTCGTCTTCGGCGGAGACTCCGCCGGAGGCCACCTCACCCTGGCCACGCTCCTGGCGCTCCGCGACCGGGGCATGCCGCTGCCGGTCGCCGCCGTGTGCCTCTCCCCGTGGGCGGACCTCACCGGCGCGCCCCGCAGGGTCAACCGGCTGCTCGACCCGATGATCCCGGCCGGCCGCGTCGACTGGCTCGCCCGCCGCTGGACCGCGGGCCTCGACCCCCACGACCCCCTGCTCTCCCCGGTCCTCGGCGACTACACCGGCCTGCCCCCGCTGATGGTCGTCACCGGCTCCACCGAGGTCCTGCGCGACGAGGGCCGCCGCGTGGCCGAGCGGGCCCGCGCCGCCGGGGTGCCGGTCACCTACGAGGAGTGGCCCCGCATGCCGCACGTCTTCGCCATCCTCGCCGACGTCGTCCCCGAGGCCCGCGAGGTGTATCCGCACATCGCCCGCTTCCTCACCGCGGCCCAGGACCTCCTGCCCGTCCGGGACGGCTCGAAGCGGCGCTTCGCGATGCCGGACCTCGCCGCGTCGGACCTCGCCGCGTCGGACCTTTCCGGACCGGACCTTCTCCTGCCGGGTCTTCCCGTCCCCGATCTTCCCGCGCCGGACCTCGCCCCCGAGGACGTCGCCGCTCCGGTTCTCCGGAAGCGGTCCGCACGCCCCGGTTCCGCCGCCGCCTGA
- a CDS encoding protein kinase domain-containing protein translates to MPTGVRPLTVGDPVIIGRYLLLGRLGVGGMGIVYLAEHPQGGVVALKTPHPMHLNDATLRARFAEEVQFSRRVVPFCTAAVIEDGTDRDRPYLVSEYVPGPAVSQVVSAHGPLTPDLAYGVALGVAAALVAVHEAGLVHRDLKPGNVLLSDTGPRVIDFGIARDVDVLAAHTQAGQVMGSPGWVAPERLTGGLALPASDVFAWGCLIAYAATGHHPFGAGEADVLTRRILVEPPRVASVPALLRPAVEASLAKNPAERPRAADLLGALLAAGGVGAPWDLREAVAEVLAEIWTPVPYTPGAGRVRLAGLPSSLPSSPSHLSAPLAFPSSLHDEPSVPAEISGRGSRRAPRRGAHLSQAGFAALATVSMAAVTVAAATGGGGSGSATGSGIPEPVPLVLPAEGTPSGSIFRDGTRPLPDRPPASTPTTLSTVQITTTRTVSLPTTGRDDRDDREDPAPERPRGPRGSGDSSDDGDDPRDCADATAKGRGRGRDCPTASGGPKPSGGPRPSFTQIPQTGDGESPSPTPTAPAPSGTTITPQPTPGPSIQMG, encoded by the coding sequence ATGCCGACCGGTGTGCGGCCGCTGACCGTCGGGGACCCGGTCATCATCGGCCGCTACCTTCTGCTCGGCCGCCTCGGAGTGGGTGGGATGGGCATCGTCTACCTGGCCGAACATCCGCAGGGCGGGGTGGTGGCGCTCAAGACGCCGCACCCGATGCATCTCAACGATGCCACGCTCCGCGCCCGTTTCGCCGAAGAAGTGCAATTCTCCCGGAGAGTGGTGCCTTTCTGCACCGCCGCGGTGATCGAGGACGGCACCGACAGGGACCGCCCCTACCTGGTGTCGGAGTACGTTCCCGGCCCCGCGGTGTCCCAGGTGGTCTCCGCGCACGGCCCCCTCACCCCCGACCTGGCGTACGGCGTCGCCCTGGGGGTGGCCGCCGCGCTGGTCGCGGTGCACGAGGCGGGGCTGGTCCACCGCGACCTCAAGCCCGGCAACGTGCTGCTGTCGGACACCGGCCCGAGAGTGATCGACTTCGGTATCGCCAGGGACGTCGACGTGCTCGCCGCGCACACGCAGGCGGGGCAGGTCATGGGCAGTCCCGGCTGGGTCGCCCCCGAGCGGCTCACCGGCGGGCTCGCGCTGCCCGCCTCCGACGTCTTCGCCTGGGGCTGCCTGATCGCCTACGCGGCCACCGGCCACCACCCCTTCGGCGCCGGTGAGGCGGACGTGCTGACCCGGCGCATCCTGGTCGAGCCGCCGAGGGTGGCCTCGGTGCCCGCGCTGCTGCGCCCGGCCGTCGAGGCGTCCCTGGCCAAGAACCCCGCCGAGCGGCCCAGGGCCGCCGACCTGCTCGGCGCGCTGCTCGCCGCGGGAGGCGTGGGCGCCCCCTGGGATCTGCGCGAGGCGGTCGCGGAGGTGCTGGCGGAGATCTGGACGCCGGTGCCCTACACCCCGGGGGCCGGGAGGGTACGGCTCGCGGGCCTGCCCTCGTCACTTCCGTCATCTCCGTCGCACCTGTCCGCCCCGCTCGCGTTCCCCTCCTCGCTTCACGACGAGCCCTCGGTCCCGGCGGAGATCTCCGGCAGGGGGTCCCGCAGGGCGCCGCGCAGGGGCGCGCACCTGTCGCAGGCCGGTTTCGCGGCGCTGGCCACGGTCTCCATGGCGGCGGTCACCGTGGCCGCCGCGACCGGTGGCGGCGGGTCCGGTTCGGCCACCGGTTCCGGCATCCCCGAGCCGGTGCCGCTCGTCCTCCCGGCCGAGGGCACCCCCTCCGGTTCCATCTTCCGTGACGGCACCCGCCCGCTCCCCGACAGGCCGCCGGCATCGACGCCGACCACCCTTTCCACCGTCCAGATCACCACCACCAGAACCGTCTCGCTGCCCACCACGGGTCGTGACGACCGCGACGACCGGGAGGATCCGGCGCCGGAGCGTCCCCGAGGCCCCCGCGGCTCCGGCGACTCGTCCGACGACGGTGACGATCCGCGGGACTGCGCGGACGCGACCGCCAAGGGCAGGGGCAGGGGCAGGGACTGCCCGACGGCCTCGGGCGGCCCCAAGCCCTCGGGCGGCCCCAGGCCCTCCTTCACCCAGATCCCGCAGACCGGCGATGGCGAGAGCCCGTCTCCGACACCCACCGCCCCCGCCCCCTCGGGGACGACCATCACCCCGCAGCCCACCCCCGGACCCTCCATCCAGATGGGGTGA
- a CDS encoding sensor histidine kinase, with translation MKGSRLRSIQARYTIITTMLLLVILSLVGTSIDMAIRYRIQDDIFGNTERVASQWSALSRIGNIPDPIPVSAPVDLVQLVNSHGVVVNSSRQAMGMAPISATRPPPDDRFQQLTEGSLMVMAIRVSPAADSPVVYAGLEEPAILHKHHLEYFISAGALVLLALAAWMTWCVVGRTLRPVAAIRARMSEITVSDLSLRVPIPPGEDEIALLARTANQTLARLEEAVEQQRRFASTASHELRTPIAGLRVQLEEALLYPDDTDPRETIRGALTASGRLEAIVNDLLQLARLRAADPAPQELIDLGALVSEEAAQGTGIPVRVHVAARVWVHGSRIQLIRVVGNLLSNARRHADSRVEVSVGFEDGKAVVAVVDDGAGIAPADRERVFERFTRLDDGRLRDSGGSGLGLAISRDIAHAHQGTLLVEDSPRGARFVLRLPLSDAQPLGTDPEAQRNGMARRATGKENTAKENTAKENTAKTTGKGSGGREDADKEHPAHSAGHQRR, from the coding sequence ATGAAGGGGTCGCGCCTGCGCTCGATCCAAGCGCGTTACACGATCATCACGACGATGCTGCTGCTGGTCATCCTCTCCCTGGTGGGGACGAGCATCGACATGGCGATCCGCTACCGGATCCAGGACGACATCTTCGGCAACACCGAGCGGGTCGCCAGCCAGTGGAGCGCGCTGTCGCGGATCGGCAACATCCCCGATCCGATCCCCGTCTCGGCTCCGGTCGACCTCGTCCAGCTGGTGAACTCCCACGGCGTGGTCGTGAACTCCAGCAGGCAGGCCATGGGCATGGCGCCGATAAGCGCCACCCGCCCCCCGCCCGACGACCGGTTCCAGCAGCTGACCGAGGGCTCCCTCATGGTCATGGCCATCCGGGTCTCCCCCGCGGCCGACTCCCCCGTGGTCTACGCGGGCCTCGAGGAGCCCGCCATCCTGCACAAGCACCACCTGGAGTACTTCATCAGCGCGGGTGCCCTCGTCCTCCTGGCCCTCGCGGCCTGGATGACCTGGTGTGTCGTGGGACGGACGCTACGGCCGGTGGCGGCGATCCGGGCACGGATGTCCGAGATCACGGTGAGCGACCTGAGCCTGCGGGTGCCCATCCCGCCGGGTGAGGACGAGATCGCGCTGCTCGCCCGCACCGCCAACCAGACCCTGGCGCGGCTGGAGGAGGCCGTGGAGCAGCAGCGCCGTTTCGCCTCCACCGCCTCCCACGAGCTCAGGACGCCGATCGCGGGCCTGCGCGTGCAGCTGGAGGAGGCACTGCTCTACCCCGACGACACCGATCCCCGCGAGACCATCCGGGGGGCGCTGACGGCCAGCGGCCGGCTGGAGGCGATCGTCAACGACCTGTTGCAGCTGGCCAGGCTGCGCGCCGCCGACCCGGCGCCGCAGGAGCTGATCGATCTCGGCGCCCTCGTGTCGGAGGAGGCGGCCCAGGGCACCGGGATCCCGGTGCGGGTCCACGTGGCCGCCCGCGTATGGGTGCACGGTTCCCGGATCCAGCTGATCCGGGTGGTGGGCAACCTCCTGAGCAACGCGCGGCGGCACGCCGACAGCCGCGTCGAGGTCTCCGTCGGCTTCGAGGACGGCAAGGCCGTCGTGGCCGTGGTCGACGACGGCGCCGGCATCGCGCCCGCCGACCGCGAGCGCGTCTTCGAACGCTTCACCCGCCTGGACGACGGGCGGCTGCGCGACTCCGGCGGCAGCGGGCTCGGCCTCGCCATCTCCCGCGACATCGCCCACGCCCACCAGGGCACCCTGCTGGTCGAGGACTCGCCGCGAGGGGCCAGGTTCGTCCTCCGGCTCCCGCTGTCGGACGCGCAGCCGCTCGGGACCGATCCGGAGGCGCAGCGCAACGGTATGGCCAGGAGGGCCACCGGCAAGGAGAACACCGCCAAGGAGAACACCGCCAAGGAGAACACCGCCAAGACCACCGGCAAGGGGAGCGGCGGCAGGGAGGACGCCGACAAGGAGCACCCGGCCCACTCGGCCGGGCACCAGCGGCGGTGA
- a CDS encoding ABC transporter permease: MRTYLLLAWTWLRASAQYPGSLIMMMLGSFAVNALDVAAIWVIFEHTGSLGGFELAEVMFLYGTAGLSFALADMLFGNVDRLSQHIRSGGFDTMLIRPASAFTQMAVDRFGVHRFGRVTQAAVVLALALPQLGLSWGRAWMIPLMVVCGLVIFTAIFTLGGAIQFLLTDAPEVANAFTYGGGTLTQYPLSVYGSELVKGVTFVVPLAFVNWQPALFVLDRDDPLGLPYWLRFASPLAAVVLAAVAALAWRAGIRRYRSTGS, from the coding sequence GTGAGGACGTACCTCCTGCTGGCCTGGACCTGGCTGAGGGCCTCGGCACAGTACCCGGGATCGTTGATCATGATGATGCTGGGCTCGTTCGCGGTCAACGCGCTGGACGTGGCGGCGATCTGGGTGATCTTCGAGCACACCGGATCGCTCGGCGGCTTCGAACTGGCCGAGGTGATGTTCCTGTACGGCACCGCCGGCCTGTCCTTCGCGCTGGCCGACATGCTCTTCGGCAACGTCGACCGGCTCAGCCAGCACATCAGGAGCGGCGGCTTCGACACCATGCTGATCCGCCCGGCGAGCGCGTTCACGCAGATGGCCGTCGACCGCTTCGGGGTGCACCGCTTCGGCAGGGTGACCCAGGCCGCCGTCGTGCTCGCCCTCGCCCTGCCCCAGCTCGGTCTCTCCTGGGGCAGGGCCTGGATGATCCCGCTGATGGTCGTGTGCGGGCTCGTCATCTTCACCGCGATCTTCACCCTCGGCGGAGCCATTCAGTTCCTGCTGACCGACGCCCCCGAGGTGGCCAACGCCTTCACCTACGGGGGCGGCACCCTCACCCAGTACCCCCTGAGTGTCTACGGCTCCGAGCTCGTCAAGGGTGTCACCTTCGTCGTGCCACTGGCGTTCGTGAACTGGCAGCCCGCGCTGTTCGTGCTCGACCGCGACGATCCCCTCGGCCTGCCGTACTGGCTCCGCTTCGCCTCGCCCCTGGCGGCCGTCGTCCTGGCCGCCGTCGCCGCCCTCGCGTGGCGGGCGGGCATCCGCCGCTACCGCTCGACGGGAAGTTGA